Proteins encoded together in one Telopea speciosissima isolate NSW1024214 ecotype Mountain lineage chromosome 6, Tspe_v1, whole genome shotgun sequence window:
- the LOC122665462 gene encoding uncharacterized protein LOC122665462 codes for MANESEVLDMMVCEQARGREAIPTKERRRGKDKSVDVSGAMEPRLARVELATAEVKERLDVVEQSGEELEGHMMELKEELVGQMGELKESLQTTLNTIVHAQQEEFASFKAQVWEALAKMDARIDEVQADWAMCRRAAAGGATTSREVPRVEVPKPKPFDGKRDAREVDNFVWHMERYFEAMALEEEATKVRTATLYLTDTATLWWRRRHADIERGTCTIDTWDEFKKELKKQFYPENAAYLARKSLKRLKHTGSIRDYVKEFSTLMLEVPSMTDEELLFNFMDGLQGWAAQELQRRGVQDLASAIAAAESLVEFRREDTAKAKKSNGGNGGGEKGPKKYPPKEGNSKATTSKEGKAKFDKKDKFTPRDKCFLCDGPHWARDCPKRKALNALLEKGKEEAHMGSLQQLGAIKAKATEVKATTSQKGLMYVEVHINGKPSRAMVDTGATHNFVSMEEAKKLGLKVSKEGGWLKAVNSQARPIEGVARGVEMSIGTWKGTVDLSVVPMDDFQVVLGMEFLRRVKAIPMPFISTVCIMEEGAPCMVPTVQGTKEGPKLLSAMQLEKGVKKGEDTYLAALLEEKENSPTEVLPKPVEKVLEEFKDVMPPELPKRLPPRREVDHAIELEPGAKPPAMAPYRMSPPELEELRKQLKDLLDAGFVRPSKAPYGAPVLFQRKHDGSLRLCIDYRALNKVTIKNKYPIPLIADLFDRLGGARYFTKLDLRSGYYQVRIAEGDEAKTTCVTRYGSYEFLVMPFGLTNAPATFCTLMNKVFHPYLDKFVVVYLDDIVVYSNTLEEHVQHLRIVFKVLKDNQLYVKKEKCSFAQEEVMFLGHKIGGGTLRMDESKVQAIQEWEAPTKVTELRSFLGLVNYYRRFIQGYSKRAAPLTDLLKKNKAWEWSDSCQDAFDDLKKAIMEKPVLALPDYGKPFEVHTDASDFAIGGVLMQERHPIAYESRKLNDTERRYTVHEKEMTAVVHCLRTWRHYLLGSRFVVKTDNVATSYFQTQKKLSPKQARWQDFLAEFDFVFEYKPGKANEVADALSRKAELASLSQPEGELMGLIKEGLQHDPVAKSLLALAKEGKTRRFWEQDGLLYAKKRRLYVPKWNNLRRNLVRECHDTKWAGHPGTAHASIVGSARTIGLRCVMT; via the coding sequence ATGGCTAACGAATCGGAAGTGCTAGACATGATGGTGTGTGAGCAAGCCCGTGGGAGGGAGGCCATTCCCACCAAGGAGAGGCGAAGAGGCAAGGACAAGTCTGTGGACGTTAGTGGAGCTATGGAGCCACGCCTAGCTCGGGTGGAGCTAGCAacggccgaggtgaaggagcgcCTCGATGTTGTGGAGCAAAGTGGGGAGGAGCTCGAAGGCCACATGATGGAGCTCAAGGAGGAGCTAGTGGGCCAAATGGGGGAGCTCAAGGAGTCCCTACAAACCACTCTCAACACCATAGTGCACGCCCAACAGGAAGAGTTTGCCAGCTTCAAGGCTCAAGTATGGGAAGCATTGGCCAAGATGGATGCTCGCATCGATGAGGTACAAGCGGATTGGGCAATGTGTAGGAGGGCAGCGGCCGGGGGAGCCACTACCTCGCGTGAGGTACCTAGGGTGGAggtaccaaagcccaagccATTTGATGGGAAGAGAGATGCGCGGGAAGTCGACAACTTTGTGTGGCACATGGAGAGGTACTTCGAGGCGATGGCACTCGAGGAAGAGGCGACTAAGGTGCGGACCGCAACACTTTACCTCACCGACACAGCAACTCTATGGTGGCGAAGGAGGCATGCCGACATAGAAAGAGGTACATGCACCATAGACACCTGGGATGAGTTCAAGAAGGAATTAAAGAAGCAATTCTACCCAGAAAATGCTGCTTACTTGGCTAGAAAGAGCCTTAAAAGGCTGAAACACACTGGGTCTATCAGGGATTATGTCAAGGAATTCTCAACACTTATGCTTGAGGTCCCTAGTATGACCGATGAAGAACTTCTCTTCAACTTCATGGATGGTCTCCAAGGTTGGGCCGCGCAAGAACTACAACGCCGAGGCGTGCAAGATCTTGCTTCGGCCATAGCAGCAGCGGAGTCATTGGTGGAGTTCAGGAGAGAAGATACTGCTAAGGCCAAGAAGAGCAATGGAGGAAATGGTGGGGGAGAGAAAGGTCCCAAGAAATACCCTCCCAAGGAAGGAAATAGTAAGGCTACCACAAGCAAGGAGGGTAAGGCCAAGTTTGACAAGAAGGATAAGTTCACTCCAAGGGACAAGTGCTTCTTGTGTGACGGGCCACACTGGGCTAGGGATTGCCCCAAGAGGAAAGCTCTCAATGCCCTATTGGAGAAGGGTAAAGAGGAAGCACACATGGGGTCTCTACAACAACTGGGTGCTATCAAGGCCAAGGCGACGGAGGTCAAGGCCACTACCTCTCAGAAGGGGCTTATGTATGTGGAGGTGCACATCAACGGGAAGCCCTCGCGAGCTATGGTCGACACAGGCGCCACACACAACTTTGTCTCAATGGAGGAGGCAAAGAAGCTTGGACTAAAGGTGTCCAAGGAGGGAGGATGGCTCAAGGCGGTTAACTCCCAAGCTCGTCCCATTGAAGGTGTCGCTCGAGGGGTCGAGATGAGCATCGGGACGTGGAAAGGCACCGTAGACTTGTCGGTGGTGCCTATGGATGATTTTCAAGTGGTGTTGGGTATGGAGTTCTTAAGGAGGGTTAAGGCTATACCCATGCCATTCATCAGCACCGTGTGCATCATGGAAGAAGGTGCACCATGCATGGTCCCAACAGTGCAAGGGACCAAAGAAGGCCCCAAGCTACTCTCAGCTATGCAGTTGGAGAAAGGGGTCAAAAAGGGGGAAGACACCTACCTTGCGGCATTACTTGAGGAAAAGGAGAATAGCCCCACGGAGGTGTTGCCCAAGCCAGTGGAGAAGGTCCTTGAGGAGTTCAAGGATGTCATGCCACCAGAGCTGCCAAAGAGACTTCCACCTAGGAGGGAGGTGGATCATGCGATCGAGTTGGAGCCCGGTGCCAAGCCACCAGCCATGGCACCTTATCGAATGTCGCCGCCAGAGTTAGAGGAACTAAGGAAGCAGCTAAAGGACTTACTTGATGCTGGGTTCGTCCGCCCGTCCAAAGCTCCATATGGCGCCCCAGTTCTCTTTCAACGGAAGCATGATGGGTCACTTCGATTATGCATCGACTATCGGGCGCTAAACAAGGTAACCATCAAGAACAAATACCCCATTCCTTTGATAGCTGATCTATTTGATAGACTTGGTGGGGCAAGGTACTTTACTAAGCTAGACTTGCGGTCGGGCTACTACCAAGTCCGCATCGCTGAGGGAGATGAAGCCAAAACCACATGTGTGACACGGTATGGCTCATATGAGTTCTTGGTTATGCCCTTTGGCCTCACCAATGCACCAGCCACATTTTGCACATTGATGAACAAGGTCTTCCATCCCTACCTCGACAAGTTCGTGGTGGTGTACTTAGACGACATCGTGGTCTATAGTAACACCCTAGAGGAACATGTGCAACATCTGAGGATTGTCTTCAAGGTGCTGAAGGACAATCAGTTATATGTTAAAAAGGAGAAATGTTCTTTTGCCCAAGAGGAGGTGATGTTCTTAGGGCATAAGATTGGGGGTGGAACACTAAGGATGGACGAGAGTAAGGTGCAGGCTATACAGGAGTGGGAGGCACCTACAAAGGTTACTGAACTGAGGTCTTTTCTTGGCCTGGTGAACTACTATAGGCGGTTCATTCAAGGGTATTCAAAGAGGGCAGCTCCACTCACCGATCTTCTAAAGAAGAACAAGGCATGGGAATGGTCAGACTCATGCCAGGATGCCTTTGATGATCTGAAGAAGGCCATCATGGAGAAACCAGTGCTTGCCTTGCCAGACTATGGCAAGCCATTCGAGGTGCATACGGATGCATCCGACTTTGCAATTGGAGGGGTATTGATGCAAGAAAGACACCCCATTGCATATGAGAGCCGCAAGCTCAATGACACGGAGCGGCGATACACCGTCCACGAGAAGGAAATGACCGCGGTGGTGCATTGCCTAAGAACATGGCGACACTACTTGTTGGGGTCGAGGTTCGTGGTGAAGACGGACAATGTTGCCACTAGCTACTTTCAGACCCAGAAGAAGCTAAGTCCCAAGCAGGCTAGATGGCAAGACTTCTTGGCGGAATTTGACTTCGTCTTCGAGTACAAGCCGGGCAAGGCCAACGAGGTGGCTGATGCGCTAAGTAGAAAGGCGGAGTTAGCTTCCCTTAGCCAACCGGAAGGAGAGCTCATGGGCTTGATCAAGGAAGGTCTACAACATGACCCGGTGGCTAAGAGCTTACTTGCACTTGCCAAAGAAGGCAAGACACGGAGGTTTTGGGAGCAAGATGGTTTGCTCTACGCCAAGAAGAGAAGACTATATGTTCCTAAATGGAACAACTTGAGGAGAAATTTGGTTCGGGAATGCCACGACACCAAATGGGCTGGTCACCCAGGAACAGCGCACGCGAGCATTGTTGGAAGCGCGCGTACTATTGGCCTCAGATGCGTGATGACATAG